In Aspergillus nidulans FGSC A4 chromosome II, the genomic stretch GTGTCCAATGACTCAATGGATCTAAACTAGAACAGCTGCTCACTATACGAGATGGTGATCCCTATATGCCGAATGGAAGTTTGAATCAAAAGCATAATCATGATAATTATTGACTTAAAGAGTGACTACGACAAACTATGCACTGCTTGCTGGCTGATCGACTTAGGCAGCCTTCATACTAAAGCTTCTAGGCAGAAGCCACCTCCAGCCGGTGAAAAccgccttcagcagcaacctgCTCCTGCAATTTGGCCATCCGCTTCTGATCACCGAGCGGATCAGTCGAATCCTTGTCCAGAGTCCAAGAAAGGTACTCGTTCGTGTAGTTCGGCACGAACTCGGCATCCAAGATTCCCAACCGCTTGCCGTAGTTCGTAACCTTGTTCCAGTCGCGCTGAACGTTCTTCAAGTCGCGGCTAAAGTACGCAAACGAGCGCTCAAAGATCTTTCTGTTGACAGGAGTTCCCATGATGGGCTTCATGTCAACGTACTCCTCGTACGCCTTCGCCGGCTCAGCAAGGACATAGTCAGTGGCACGCTTAACGGCGTTCATGAACTTCTTAACCTTTTCAGGGTTCGCGGCAATAAAAGCATCATTGGCAATGTACAGGAtcgagcagaagcagcagcatcctAGCTCAGCGAGCTGGTCAATGCGGAGCATCTGCACGTCTGTACGGGGACGGTTCTGCGACGCGAGCCACTCGGCGAGCTCGACCATTTGCACATTCTCGAGGCCGATACCGGCGTCGATGGTGCCGTTGATGATAGCCTTTGTCACGTTCATACCGCAGCGAACGGCGGTGTAGTCATCGGCAGTCATGCCGTAGTACTTGGTGAGTTCGTCAATTTGGATCTTGCCGAATTCGCCGACGTAGCCAATCCTCTTGCCCTTCAGGGAGCGGAAGTCTTCGGTGATTCCGCTGTCCTTCAGGTAGACAACTCCAGTGAACGGCTCGTCGAGGAGGGAGCCAATAGATGTCACGGGGAAGTTGCGGGCTTTGGCCTGCAGCAGGTTAGTCATGTTCATTGAACCATGGCGATTGTCATACAGCAAGAGTGTGAATCATGGCCTTGAAGCCCATGTCAACCTTGCCACTGCCGATGATCTCGGTGACATCGGATGGGTCGTTGGGCTCGAGTAGAGCAACCTTGAgaccttcctccttgaagAATCCCTTGCTTTGGGCGAGGTACAGGGGGGCGTGGTACGGGGTCGCGTGCCTAAGCAAAACGACACCTTAGCACTATTCTCGCAGGGAAACAAAAATATAAAGCAAGCTGTACCAGTTAGTCAAGAACGTGATCTTGTCAGTAGACATCTTGGCAAATTTCGATCAGATAGGATCAGATCGGGTGACTAGAAGTTGTCAGCATGAGAGACTAtgctctcttcctttcaAAAAGGGGGCAATCAATGCAACGCATGTCCTTTCGCTAGTATTATCTAGATCAAGTTATGACAGTATAATCTCAGAACGACCGGGTTTGACCCCGGCCGAACACCTGTCATGCGGATGCAGTGACTGTTTGGATAATCTGTACGATACCTTGACCCGTCTGAACCCATAGCGAAAGTCCGTCACATTATGGCTCCGTACCAATCGAAATATTGGTGGTGGCTTGATCGAGATTCTGAATGTGAAGATTGAGAAGTGTGCAGttgggagggagagaggaggaagaggggtaGCAATAAATACCCCGCTGTCACCCCACTGCTGACTTCATACAGGTTAGCAACCACTAAAAGCCGATCACCGCGTCTCACTGAGCTAAAAAACTCAGGGACCGTCATTCGCTGGCCGGGTTCAATCGGAAGACTGCGATCCGCAATCACAAGACAACGTGCAGGGACTGTGGCCTGCCCAGCCCGATATCGGTAAGTTTTCAGACGTGTGTGCTGGAGCTTCCTTTAAGCTTGGTTGTGGATCTGCAAGTGATGAACAATGGATAGTATAATTTGAGGCATATAAAAACAAATGTACTAGGCTGGAACTCCAGCTTTGTTCGAAGCAATATGAACAGACAGGACATTACAAGTATGCTAACATGCGAGTGCGAACAAAGAATAAACTCCATGCTAGCTGGATTGACCCCCGTTTATGGATATCCGGTCAAGAGGTGAAGACGGTCGGTCGGACTTCTTCGTCCGAAGGGTGAGAGGGTAAAAGTGGTCTTccgcatcatcttcctcgcttGTTCTGATGCTGAATTAGCTCGAGCTTCCTAGGTAGATGTGCAGGACTTACGGAAGGCGCCATGCAACATAGTCTTCGGTCGAGAGACCCTCCTTGACTTCTTGCAGTGATGCGAAATCACCGGGTGTCATCATACCAGAGCGATCGCGTGGTGATCCGGGAACCGACAATGGTCGCGATatcttctgctctgtccCGCCAATAACGTCAAAGTAATCTTCCTGGTTGTCGAAAGACGAGGGGTATGCTGCACGTAGTCAGTAAGCAAACAAAGAATAACCCGGGCTGCGAGAAATACCTCGTCGAAGAGCCAACTGCCGAGCTTTGACATATTCCAAGCCCATGCGCTTCCAGTCCAGCAGGTCGCTGAGACGTTCCGTACGGTTACGCTGGTTGATGCGTTGCCGTCGGCTCTTGAGGGTGAAGTTGTACATGAAATCGGTCAGCTGGTTGACTGAATCGTCTACGCCCTTCATCCGGCGGTCCACAATATAAATGCCGTAGTCCGAGGAGTTCTCAATAAGCTCCTCCATATAGCATC encodes the following:
- a CDS encoding 4-amino-5-hydroxymethyl-2-methylpyrimidine phosphate synthase (transcript_id=CADANIAT00004029), with protein sequence MSTDKITFLTNWHATPYHAPLYLAQSKGFFKEEGLKVALLEPNDPSDVTEIIGSGKVDMGFKAMIHTLAAKARNFPVTSIGSLLDEPFTGVVYLKDSGITEDFRSLKGKRIGYVGEFGKIQIDELTKYYGMTADDYTAVRCGMNVTKAIINGTIDAGIGLENVQMVELAEWLASQNRPRTDVQMLRIDQLAELGCCCFCSILYIANDAFIAANPEKVKKFMNAVKRATDYVLAEPAKAYEEYVDMKPIMGTPVNRKIFERSFAYFSRDLKNVQRDWNKVTNYGKRLGILDAEFVPNYTNEYLSWTLDKDSTDPLGDQKRMAKLQEQVAAEGGFHRLEVASA